One Acidobacteriota bacterium genomic region harbors:
- a CDS encoding alpha/beta hydrolase, with protein MKITSRLITLTISVFIFALIATGQDMPVRTTSVQTEYECIRLMSSNRTLPPGPPEPFVTYHHVWSPNLHTYRFASGGLNLAYNVEGKGKELAIVVAGGPGLPREYFQPALAPLGQYMTLVYYDRRADVLSTKTNQFVSVSELADDVNELRKTLGYRRVTLIAHSFGGAIALNYALRYPENVKRLILVNTSAFVEDQREVEKRLTQSLNTEEMATLNRNDLPGRTTVSCDTVRNRYRVFFPHYFRKPLEEYLAESNLYAAYFDALARKLSFVTPEGKFDVRSRLGEIKVPTLVIAGKYDLVTPIRHADELAQGIPNSRLAVFKHSGHFAFIEENFLFTEWVRQFVTSTVDLQEDLDIRIEIATPGNEKPADKTSTTDGAKDPNNR; from the coding sequence ATGAAAATAACTTCACGCCTGATTACCTTGACCATTTCTGTATTTATTTTTGCCTTGATTGCAACCGGGCAAGATATGCCGGTAAGAACTACCTCGGTTCAAACCGAATATGAATGCATTCGTTTGATGAGTTCCAATAGAACCTTACCGCCGGGACCACCTGAACCATTCGTTACCTATCACCATGTCTGGAGTCCCAACCTTCACACCTACCGGTTTGCTTCCGGGGGCTTGAATCTGGCTTATAACGTTGAAGGTAAAGGCAAGGAATTAGCCATCGTCGTCGCTGGCGGGCCCGGGCTTCCGCGTGAATATTTTCAACCCGCGCTTGCGCCTCTCGGACAATATATGACGCTGGTTTATTATGACCGCCGCGCCGATGTGTTAAGCACTAAAACCAATCAATTCGTCTCGGTTTCCGAACTCGCGGATGATGTCAATGAACTGAGGAAAACTCTGGGTTATCGCCGGGTCACACTCATCGCTCATAGTTTCGGGGGGGCTATCGCACTCAATTACGCCTTGCGCTATCCTGAAAATGTCAAACGCTTGATACTGGTCAACACCTCTGCCTTTGTCGAAGACCAACGTGAGGTTGAAAAACGCTTGACCCAATCATTAAACACCGAAGAAATGGCGACCCTCAATCGCAATGATTTGCCTGGTCGAACCACGGTTTCCTGTGACACTGTGCGAAACCGCTATCGGGTATTTTTCCCGCATTACTTCAGAAAACCGCTCGAAGAATATTTAGCCGAAAGCAATCTTTACGCCGCCTATTTTGATGCGCTCGCCCGTAAGCTTTCATTCGTTACTCCCGAAGGAAAATTTGACGTTCGCTCAAGACTTGGAGAAATTAAGGTTCCGACTTTAGTCATCGCGGGTAAATATGATCTGGTTACGCCTATTCGTCACGCGGATGAATTGGCTCAGGGAATTCCCAATTCGCGTCTGGCAGTTTTCAAACACAGCGGTCACTTCGCTTTTATCGAAGAGAATTTTCTATTTACCGAATGGGTTCGCCAGTTCGTTACCTCAACCGTTGATTTGCAGGAGGATTTGGATATTCGCATCGAAATCGCTACACCCGGAAACGAAAAACCGGCTGATAAAACCAGCACCACGGATGGCGCAAAAGATCCAAACAATCGATAA
- the cutA gene encoding divalent-cation tolerance protein CutA, producing MKKSLVVISTVPNLETAYAISESLVREHLAACVNVIQGIQSIYWWEEKVNKDDELLLFIKTTKKAYKRLEKRVKEMHPYTTPEIIALEIKKGSKSYLDWLNQSVLSKTKKKKSNASV from the coding sequence ATGAAAAAATCACTGGTAGTTATCTCAACCGTTCCCAATCTGGAAACCGCTTATGCAATTTCCGAATCTCTGGTTCGCGAACATCTGGCAGCCTGCGTAAATGTGATTCAAGGTATTCAATCGATTTACTGGTGGGAAGAAAAAGTCAATAAAGACGATGAATTACTCCTCTTCATTAAAACCACCAAAAAAGCCTATAAACGATTGGAAAAGCGCGTAAAGGAAATGCACCCGTACACCACCCCTGAAATCATTGCGCTGGAGATTAAGAAAGGCTCGAAGTCCTATTTAGACTGGTTAAATCAATCGGTTCTCTCGAAAACCAAAAAGAAAAAATCTAACGCATCGGTTTAA
- a CDS encoding carboxypeptidase regulatory-like domain-containing protein: protein MQSKLSFFIRLLTILTLSTQTNFLALAQNATGSINGSVKDQSEAIITNANIIAKNKATNATRRVKAGEDGAFTFDNLQPGQYEVKAEAEGFTTQIISLTVEVGTTTTQNFSMSVGAVTDVIEVTGTSTPIINKTDSSIGGVVNRKQVEELPLNGRSFLSVAGLEPGVTVTYQATSGVLNQNDFFQVGVGGAPSYMTTISVDGARVNDRITGGTSQNFSSETVQEFQISTIGFDLSAGTVSSGAVNVISRSGGNNFHGSVFYFYRDHNLAAFSGLRRPCDPIARSPLCNNTESRKRIEDPFFVRRQYGGTFGGPVKKDRLFFFANYERSDQVGAQTVAFTDPLLFGFNHTAKVPFDQHLVGGRVDYRISDKHTAFLRGNIDKNDSISGTGLASNWIASSNFSYQTQLSLTSVLTSKLVNDFRFSYSYFRNRLFPPSQSDCEQLAGDPGFCFGVGSTLISFFGGLSIGNNANVPQDRHPRTYQYTENLSWTKGAHRLRFGGNYEHVYSHGSWNRNFAGTLATFNPTTISTTNPALYATLPASLKLGYTGPRPTFAELLQLPVTGSLTIGIGDPSQPVAYLYDKLNTNNHLRFYAQDAWQIRQNFTLNYGLAWSWEDNVVYHELDKPQYLKPLGISLGKIPQDLNNFDPALGFAWSVNDKTVIRTSLSLHHMSANRSYLKLQDQILSGPAGSGLTSASSAAVPNPKFGQPGQPAFLTFSTTSPVAFSAQELINYIPTILSVVNSRAYTGEDISIRNIEVRKQAPTFLTEGFFDENFHTPYTIHLNAGVQREIMRNLSVSADFVMRRGVKFGAYEGYMVDVNRWNRFSTYNLLPSGTAIPVRNPVIPACTGTQASDPKAQCSTGVIYYGKPGILSRYSALNVKVDKRFSSGFQLTGAYALARYTTYVPLGIVNPNSFDDESKNFGLSGAVPKHQFTFSGIWDLPDFKGDNRFLQGALNGWQLSSIIQMRSKDFTSVQLGTLDPEGDGTFVFMLPGTTINGFGRGFDADDIRRLVNEYNARYPAPQTALLSQITRAQRDAVGTPFPYIVLPEKFDSGDTFITHDLRLTRVIALTEKLRLNVIAEGFNIFNIANLTGFSGSLASAAYIRPTATVPGRPNPNNIFGQPTNRVSPIFGTGGPRAFQIAARLQF from the coding sequence AGACCAAAGCGAAGCGATTATCACCAACGCCAACATCATCGCTAAAAATAAAGCAACCAACGCCACCAGAAGAGTCAAAGCCGGTGAAGATGGTGCCTTCACCTTTGATAATCTGCAACCCGGTCAATATGAAGTGAAAGCCGAAGCCGAAGGATTCACCACGCAAATCATTTCGCTCACCGTTGAAGTCGGAACCACCACCACGCAAAACTTTTCAATGAGTGTCGGCGCAGTTACCGATGTCATCGAAGTAACCGGAACTTCAACACCGATTATCAACAAAACCGATTCCAGTATTGGCGGGGTGGTCAACCGCAAACAGGTTGAAGAATTGCCTTTAAACGGGCGCAGTTTCCTATCGGTTGCGGGGTTGGAACCCGGCGTAACCGTAACCTATCAGGCAACCTCAGGGGTTTTAAATCAAAATGATTTTTTTCAAGTCGGCGTTGGCGGCGCACCGTCTTATATGACGACGATTTCGGTCGATGGGGCGCGGGTCAATGACCGAATCACTGGCGGCACTTCGCAGAATTTCTCATCGGAAACCGTGCAGGAATTTCAAATCAGCACCATCGGTTTCGACCTTTCAGCCGGTACGGTTTCATCAGGGGCAGTAAATGTCATTTCACGAAGCGGCGGAAATAATTTTCACGGCAGTGTCTTCTATTTTTATCGCGACCATAATCTCGCAGCCTTTTCCGGGCTTAGACGACCTTGCGACCCGATTGCCCGCAGCCCGCTTTGCAACAATACGGAATCTCGAAAACGCATTGAAGACCCGTTCTTCGTTCGACGCCAATACGGCGGGACATTTGGCGGACCCGTAAAAAAAGACCGCTTATTCTTTTTCGCCAATTATGAACGCAGCGACCAGGTCGGCGCGCAAACCGTCGCTTTCACAGACCCGCTGCTTTTTGGTTTCAATCACACCGCCAAAGTTCCTTTTGACCAACATCTGGTAGGCGGGCGCGTCGATTATCGCATCAGCGATAAACACACAGCATTTTTGCGAGGAAATATCGATAAAAACGACAGCATTTCAGGAACCGGTCTGGCATCAAACTGGATTGCATCGAGCAATTTTTCGTATCAGACCCAACTCAGCTTAACCAGTGTGCTGACCTCGAAACTCGTCAATGATTTTCGATTCTCTTATTCCTATTTCAGAAACCGTCTATTCCCGCCATCACAATCAGACTGCGAACAGCTTGCCGGTGATCCGGGTTTTTGTTTTGGTGTTGGCAGCACTTTAATTTCCTTCTTTGGTGGATTGTCGATTGGCAACAATGCCAACGTTCCGCAAGACAGACACCCGCGCACCTATCAATACACGGAAAATCTCAGTTGGACAAAAGGCGCACACCGTTTGCGTTTCGGTGGCAACTATGAACACGTCTACAGTCACGGAAGTTGGAACCGAAATTTCGCAGGGACACTCGCGACCTTTAACCCAACTACCATTTCAACAACCAACCCGGCTTTATACGCCACCTTACCGGCAAGTTTGAAGCTTGGTTATACGGGCCCAAGACCTACGTTTGCAGAACTGCTGCAACTTCCGGTGACGGGATCGCTGACCATCGGTATCGGCGACCCTAGCCAACCGGTTGCCTATCTTTACGACAAATTGAACACCAATAATCACCTCAGGTTTTATGCTCAGGACGCCTGGCAAATCCGCCAAAACTTTACTTTGAATTACGGACTTGCCTGGTCTTGGGAAGATAATGTGGTCTATCACGAACTCGATAAACCACAATACCTGAAACCGCTGGGAATCAGCCTTGGCAAGATTCCCCAGGATTTAAATAATTTTGATCCGGCATTGGGGTTTGCCTGGTCGGTTAATGATAAAACCGTCATTCGCACAAGCCTTTCCCTTCACCATATGTCTGCCAACCGCAGTTACCTCAAATTGCAAGACCAGATTTTAAGTGGTCCTGCCGGTAGCGGCTTAACCAGCGCCAGTTCGGCGGCGGTTCCCAATCCGAAATTCGGACAACCCGGTCAACCGGCATTTTTGACATTCAGCACCACCTCGCCGGTCGCTTTCTCGGCGCAAGAATTAATCAACTACATTCCAACCATCCTCAGTGTAGTAAATTCAAGAGCCTATACCGGAGAGGATATTTCCATTCGCAACATCGAGGTTCGTAAACAGGCGCCAACCTTTTTAACTGAAGGATTCTTTGATGAGAATTTTCACACGCCTTATACCATTCACCTGAACGCGGGTGTTCAGCGTGAAATCATGCGCAACCTTTCGGTGTCAGCCGATTTCGTCATGCGTCGAGGTGTGAAATTCGGCGCCTACGAAGGCTATATGGTGGATGTGAATCGCTGGAACCGCTTCAGCACCTACAACCTGCTGCCGAGTGGCACAGCGATTCCGGTGCGTAACCCGGTGATTCCTGCCTGTACAGGAACGCAGGCATCTGACCCCAAAGCTCAATGTTCAACGGGGGTCATTTATTACGGCAAACCGGGCATTTTGTCCCGCTATAGCGCGTTGAACGTTAAAGTCGATAAGCGATTCAGCAGTGGTTTCCAATTAACCGGCGCTTACGCGCTCGCTCGTTACACAACTTATGTTCCCCTGGGAATCGTCAATCCCAACAGCTTCGATGATGAATCGAAGAATTTCGGACTCAGTGGGGCGGTTCCCAAACATCAATTCACCTTCAGCGGCATCTGGGATTTGCCCGATTTTAAAGGCGACAATCGCTTCTTGCAGGGCGCTTTGAATGGCTGGCAACTTTCATCCATCATTCAAATGCGCAGCAAAGATTTCACTTCAGTTCAACTTGGCACCCTAGACCCGGAGGGTGATGGAACCTTTGTCTTTATGCTGCCGGGAACCACCATCAATGGGTTTGGTCGAGGGTTTGACGCTGATGATATTCGTCGATTGGTGAATGAATATAACGCCAGATACCCGGCACCTCAGACCGCCTTGCTCTCACAGATTACCCGCGCCCAACGCGATGCAGTGGGAACGCCTTTTCCTTATATCGTGTTACCGGAAAAATTTGATTCAGGCGACACCTTTATCACTCACGATTTACGATTGACGAGAGTGATTGCACTCACCGAAAAACTGCGATTGAATGTAATTGCTGAAGGTTTCAACATCTTCAATATCGCAAATTTAACCGGATTCAGCGGGTCGCTCGCCAGTGCTGCCTATATTCGCCCCACAGCGACTGTGCCGGGTCGCCCGAATCCCAACAATATTTTCGGACAACCGACCAACCGCGTCAGCCCGATTTTTGGAACGGGCGGACCACGCGCTTTTCAAATCGCCGCCAGATTACAGTTCTAA
- a CDS encoding amidohydrolase — protein sequence MKKINRLLIFVLTGFLFSTSLNAQNGSPTFADLILRNGAIYTVDGARTWAEAVAIKDGRFIYVGSTNGAKKFQGRQTRVLDLQGKFVLPGFHDSHVHPISGGVELGECNLNEATTEDQVLETIRKFVDAHPQAKWIRGGGWQLFIFKDANPHKSLLDKIANDRPIYLTAADGHSAWVNSKALEIAGITKETPNPTNGRIERDPETGEPTGTLREDASGLVGKFLPQYSRADRLEGLRRALKMAAGFGITSLQDASVDEDELEIYQELDRRGELTARVVAALYADPDDGLQQIARFKSLRRQYQGKNLRATAVKIFADGVIEPHTAALLEPYLGMNGERGKPNWQPDALNKMVAALDREGFQIHVHAIGDRAVRMALDAYEYARKINGSRDSRHHIAHLELIHPQDIPRFRELNVIANFQPLWAYADPYITQLTEPFLGAERSRWLYPIGSAMRSGAVVAMGSDWSVTSMNPLDAMQVAVTRRGLTAGEGDAWHAEELIDLPATLAGYTINGAYVNFEEKETGSIAVGKNADLIVLDKNLFAIPKTEIHQVKVIRTFLGGKEIYRQESLNRKSNKKMEIKPMR from the coding sequence ATGAAAAAAATCAATCGCCTGTTAATCTTCGTTCTCACCGGTTTTTTATTTTCAACATCTCTCAATGCCCAAAACGGTTCACCCACCTTTGCCGATTTGATATTGCGCAACGGTGCAATTTATACGGTTGATGGCGCGCGAACCTGGGCAGAAGCGGTTGCTATAAAAGACGGTCGATTCATTTATGTCGGCTCCACAAATGGCGCAAAAAAATTTCAAGGCAGGCAAACTCGCGTCCTTGATTTACAGGGCAAGTTTGTATTGCCGGGATTTCACGATTCTCACGTTCATCCCATCAGCGGAGGCGTCGAACTCGGCGAATGCAATCTCAACGAAGCGACAACTGAAGATCAGGTTTTAGAAACCATTCGTAAATTCGTTGACGCCCACCCGCAGGCGAAATGGATTCGCGGCGGCGGCTGGCAATTATTTATTTTTAAAGACGCCAATCCACACAAATCACTGCTCGATAAAATTGCCAACGATAGACCGATTTATTTAACTGCTGCCGATGGGCATTCAGCGTGGGTGAATTCAAAAGCCTTGGAAATTGCCGGGATCACCAAAGAGACACCGAATCCAACCAATGGCAGAATCGAACGCGACCCTGAGACCGGCGAACCCACAGGCACTTTGCGTGAAGATGCTTCCGGGTTGGTCGGCAAATTTTTACCCCAATATTCCAGAGCGGATCGGCTTGAAGGATTACGGCGGGCATTGAAAATGGCTGCCGGTTTCGGCATCACTTCTTTGCAGGACGCCAGCGTTGATGAAGATGAACTGGAAATCTATCAGGAATTGGATCGACGCGGCGAACTCACGGCTCGCGTAGTTGCAGCTTTGTACGCAGACCCGGATGATGGTTTGCAGCAGATTGCCAGATTCAAATCATTGCGCCGGCAATACCAGGGAAAAAATTTACGCGCCACTGCGGTGAAAATTTTTGCGGATGGGGTCATCGAACCGCATACGGCGGCGCTACTGGAACCCTACCTTGGGATGAATGGCGAACGCGGGAAACCGAATTGGCAACCCGATGCCTTAAATAAAATGGTTGCGGCTTTAGACCGCGAAGGTTTTCAAATACACGTACACGCCATCGGTGACCGGGCTGTACGAATGGCGCTGGATGCTTACGAATATGCCCGGAAAATCAATGGTTCACGCGATTCTCGCCATCACATCGCTCACCTTGAATTGATTCACCCGCAGGATATTCCCAGATTTCGCGAACTGAATGTGATAGCCAACTTTCAACCCTTGTGGGCTTATGCAGACCCCTACATCACACAACTCACCGAACCGTTTTTAGGCGCGGAACGTTCACGCTGGTTGTACCCGATTGGTAGTGCGATGCGCTCGGGAGCGGTTGTCGCGATGGGCAGTGATTGGTCAGTGACCTCTATGAACCCTTTGGATGCCATGCAGGTTGCGGTTACTCGCCGAGGACTGACGGCTGGTGAAGGTGATGCCTGGCACGCGGAAGAACTCATTGATTTACCGGCGACCCTTGCCGGTTACACCATCAATGGCGCGTATGTGAATTTTGAAGAGAAAGAGACGGGTTCAATTGCCGTTGGAAAAAATGCCGATTTAATCGTGCTTGATAAAAATCTGTTTGCCATTCCCAAAACTGAAATTCATCAAGTGAAAGTTATACGGACGTTTCTAGGCGGTAAAGAAATTTACCGGCAAGAAAGTCTGAATAGAAAATCGAATAAAAAAATGGAGATTAAACCGATGCGTTAG